The Kroppenstedtia pulmonis genome has a segment encoding these proteins:
- a CDS encoding restriction endonuclease subunit S: MSRKKKQPKTLEELLEEALVPQEEQPYELPANWVWVRLLSGSATCLDKFRKPVNTYERKKRNGEIPYYGATGQVGWIDDYLTDEELVLVGEDGAPFLNPFKNKAYMIKGKAWVNNHAHILKSSFGSFGNRFLLHYLNQFNYNGYVTGTTRLKLTQGKLRQLPFPLPPLSEQKRIVDRVESLLGKIDEAKELIQEAQDSFEQRRAAILDQAFRGELTRTWREQHPDLEPADRLLERIQEEKARLETTKRRRKKTTDLPPIDPPYELPEGWKWVRLGELFNVRGGGTPSKSNQDYWKGTILWVSPKDMKSRVIDHTVDTLTTKGLENTTSDLYKTGSIVIVVRSGILNRILPVAILGKDSAVNQDMKVFLSSNNCLNKYFYWYIEGNNRILLSKYTKSGTTVKSFMTDKFLDHLIPLPSYEELKAILSQIDRLIEYEEEVHDSLDLNDEILKQAILTQAFRGELGTNDPTEESALELLKRTLAEQHGLTYESPAEEALQVAEQGELYPS, translated from the coding sequence ATGAGCCGGAAAAAGAAACAACCGAAGACCTTGGAAGAGTTGCTGGAGGAAGCCCTGGTCCCCCAGGAAGAACAGCCCTATGAGCTGCCAGCGAATTGGGTATGGGTGAGGTTGCTTAGTGGCAGTGCTACCTGCTTAGATAAATTTAGGAAACCAGTGAATACTTACGAAAGAAAAAAAAGAAATGGGGAAATCCCCTATTACGGAGCAACAGGACAGGTCGGTTGGATAGATGACTATCTCACAGATGAAGAGCTTGTACTTGTTGGTGAAGATGGTGCTCCTTTTTTAAACCCATTTAAAAATAAAGCTTATATGATTAAGGGTAAAGCTTGGGTGAACAATCATGCTCACATATTAAAGTCAAGCTTTGGAAGCTTTGGTAATCGATTTTTGCTCCATTATCTCAATCAATTTAACTACAACGGATATGTTACAGGAACAACTAGACTAAAACTGACTCAGGGAAAATTAAGACAACTTCCCTTCCCCCTCCCTCCTCTCTCGGAACAAAAACGGATCGTGGATCGGGTGGAGTCATTATTGGGGAAAATCGATGAGGCAAAGGAGTTGATCCAGGAGGCCCAGGACAGCTTTGAGCAACGCCGTGCCGCCATTCTGGACCAGGCCTTCCGGGGTGAACTGACCCGTACCTGGCGGGAACAGCATCCTGACCTGGAACCCGCCGATCGCCTCCTGGAACGGATCCAGGAAGAAAAGGCCCGCTTGGAAACAACCAAACGTCGCCGTAAAAAAACCACCGATCTCCCCCCCATCGACCCACCCTACGAACTTCCGGAAGGGTGGAAGTGGGTGAGATTGGGGGAACTCTTCAACGTACGTGGTGGAGGAACTCCTTCAAAATCTAATCAAGATTATTGGAAAGGGACTATACTATGGGTGTCTCCCAAAGATATGAAGTCTCGAGTCATTGATCATACCGTCGATACCCTCACTACTAAAGGACTTGAAAATACCACCTCAGATCTATATAAGACCGGATCTATCGTGATAGTTGTTAGAAGCGGTATTTTAAACAGAATACTGCCAGTAGCAATCTTAGGTAAAGACTCTGCTGTAAACCAAGATATGAAAGTCTTTCTATCCAGTAATAATTGTTTAAACAAATACTTTTACTGGTATATTGAAGGTAATAATAGAATACTACTCTCGAAATACACAAAGTCAGGTACTACTGTTAAGAGCTTTATGACTGACAAGTTCTTAGATCATCTTATACCATTACCTTCCTATGAGGAGTTAAAAGCAATCCTTAGTCAGATTGATCGATTAATTGAATATGAGGAAGAAGTTCATGACTCCCTTGATTTAAATGATGAGATCTTGAAGCAAGCCATCCTCACCCAAGCCTTCCGCGGCGAATTAGGGACCAACGACCCGACGGAGGAGAGTGCTTTGGAACTGTTGAAACGCACCTTGGCGGAACAGCATGGCCTTACCTACGAATCTCCGGCGGAGGAGGCGCTACAGGTAGCGGAACAAGGGGAATTATATCCGTCTTGA
- a CDS encoding N-6 DNA methylase, protein MNTQEIVQKLWSLCNVLRDDGITYHQYVTELTYILFLKMMKEREEESSIPEEYRWDRLTSLHGEELHQHYRRLLTDLGTQGKDPLVQQIYRNASTNIDEPKNLEKIIRSIDGLDWYSAREEGLGNLYEGLLEKNASEKKSGAGQYFTPRPLINVMVKLIDPQPGEKCNDPAAGTFGFMIAADHYLKQKYDEYYDLEEDQRIFQKHQAFTGCELVQETHRLALMNARLHGIEGKIYLGDTLSSLGKEMGEMDVILTNPPFGTKRGGERPTRDDFTYPSTNKQLNFLQHIYRALNQDGKARAAVVLPDNVLFQDGDGKSIRADLMDKCNLHTILRLPTGIFYAQGVKTNVLFFERGTSDTGNTQDVWFYDLRTNMPSFGKRNPLTEGHFDDFIQAYTADDRSQVEDPRWSRYTREEIRAKGDTLDLGLIADESLSAYEDLPDPIDSAEEAIGKLERATTLLSDVVTELKAAREGRK, encoded by the coding sequence ATGAACACCCAAGAAATCGTACAAAAGTTGTGGAGCCTGTGTAATGTTCTCCGAGACGACGGCATTACCTACCATCAGTATGTAACCGAACTCACCTACATCCTTTTTCTCAAAATGATGAAGGAGCGGGAAGAGGAAAGTTCCATCCCCGAAGAATATCGCTGGGACCGTCTCACCTCCCTCCACGGGGAAGAACTGCACCAGCACTACCGCCGCTTGCTCACTGATCTGGGCACCCAAGGAAAAGATCCCTTAGTGCAACAGATCTACCGCAACGCCTCTACCAATATTGATGAACCGAAAAACCTAGAGAAGATCATCCGTTCCATCGATGGATTGGATTGGTACAGTGCCCGGGAAGAAGGACTGGGTAATCTCTATGAAGGATTGCTGGAGAAAAACGCCAGTGAGAAGAAATCCGGAGCGGGGCAATACTTCACTCCCCGCCCCCTTATCAACGTCATGGTGAAGCTCATCGATCCCCAACCAGGGGAAAAGTGTAACGACCCCGCCGCCGGCACCTTCGGGTTTATGATCGCAGCAGACCATTATCTAAAGCAAAAGTATGACGAATACTATGATCTGGAGGAAGATCAGCGGATCTTTCAGAAGCACCAGGCCTTTACCGGATGTGAACTGGTACAAGAAACCCATCGTCTCGCCCTGATGAACGCCCGCCTTCATGGTATCGAGGGCAAGATTTATCTGGGGGATACCCTTTCCAGTCTGGGGAAAGAAATGGGGGAAATGGATGTCATCCTCACCAATCCCCCTTTTGGCACCAAACGAGGGGGAGAGCGACCCACCCGGGATGATTTTACCTATCCGTCGACGAACAAACAGCTCAATTTTTTGCAACACATTTACCGGGCACTGAATCAGGATGGAAAAGCCAGAGCCGCCGTGGTCCTGCCGGATAACGTCCTGTTCCAGGACGGGGATGGAAAAAGCATTCGAGCCGACTTGATGGACAAGTGTAACTTACATACCATCCTGCGCCTGCCCACAGGGATCTTCTATGCCCAAGGGGTCAAAACCAATGTCCTCTTCTTTGAACGAGGCACCAGCGACACAGGCAACACTCAGGATGTCTGGTTCTACGACCTGCGAACCAACATGCCCAGCTTCGGCAAACGGAACCCCCTCACCGAAGGCCATTTTGACGATTTCATCCAAGCTTACACCGCCGACGACCGAAGCCAGGTGGAAGATCCCCGCTGGTCCCGTTACACCCGGGAAGAGATCAGGGCCAAAGGAGACACCCTGGATCTGGGCCTCATCGCCGACGAGTCCCTCTCTGCCTACGAGGACCTCCCTGACCCCATCGACTCTGCCGAAGAAGCCATCGGCAAACTGGAACGTGCCACGACCCTCTTAAGCGACGTCGTCACCGAACTGAAAGCCGCCAGGGAGGGTCGCAAATGA
- the hsdR gene encoding type I restriction-modification system endonuclease, producing the protein METLYVSNFLFLKERWPLLADLGEAGERNLHPDPNTTLFKLRLFGEKMAQIIYVEEKPVSSEPHTQHERLQVLKREADLPQEVISMFHALRQKGNDAVHEGIGTVQEANSLLGIAHKLGVWFMQTYGDWDFQPVPYQKPEPRPEPETIRREIEEKYKKEQAKREKELEEKLTAELERMRHHTLSHQDILNRRKQARRAANRLDLTEEETRRIIDEQLAMAGWEADSRYLRYARGVRPEKGKNKAIAEWPTACGPADYALFIGLRLVGLVEAKKISKNIPSDLEQAKDYARRVEIKGEELLIGRWGDYQVPFIFATNGRDYFQQVEEQSGIWYQDLRSRRNRGRALPAWFTPKDLREKLAQDEDQALERLAEEEFSYLGLRPYQEEAIQAVEQGIRGGQRELLLAMATGTGKTRTAIGLIYRLIKSKTCRRILFLVDRKALGKQAEDAFKESPLENYRTFSQIFELQGLKEKVPNPETKVHIQTVQGMVNRLFKNNEETSTPSVGLYDCIIIDEAHRGYKLDKEMGEVELLFRDQKEYISQYRRVLDHFDAVKIGLTATPAYHTREIFGDPIFNYTYREAVVDGYLIDHTPPHQLTTRLAQEGIRWKIGESVEVYDEDKQSVEKIDQLKDEVNIEVDQFNKAVITRSFNETVLDEIAQHLDLENGKKALVFAASDKHADMVTEILKEKLEEWQEEEERTVMKITSSIHDPLEAIRRFKNEAYPKVAVTVDLLTTGIDVPEIATLIFLRRVKSRILYEQMLGRATRLSERVGKEFFEIFDPVRLYEALEPFTRMKPATVNPQVSFTQLVAEMREVDDKSLQKKYRSTLLGKLNRKQRFFQKQEQEEFQNLCGRSVEEMVDWIRNTSPEQVAEQLEKEAPLLTFLDQRTPQPRRQYISNHTDELLSHLRGYGDAERPEDYLEAFERFLRENENKLPALRLICQRPSDLTRESLKELKRELAKAGYRETSLRTAWNETTNEEIAADIIGFIRQRMLKEPLVSHEERVRRAVDKLRHSQQWTVPQKRWLDRIEKVLKQESVLGPDAKQVFNQEPFKDQGGYRRIDKIFHGQAQTILDRLNQHLFASGKGRTS; encoded by the coding sequence GTGGAGACTTTGTATGTAAGCAATTTCTTATTTTTAAAAGAGCGATGGCCTTTGTTGGCAGATTTAGGGGAAGCAGGGGAACGTAACCTACATCCTGATCCTAATACAACACTTTTTAAATTGCGATTGTTTGGAGAAAAAATGGCCCAAATCATCTATGTGGAAGAAAAACCAGTGAGTTCCGAGCCACACACCCAGCACGAACGGTTGCAAGTGTTGAAAAGGGAAGCAGATCTTCCTCAAGAGGTAATCAGTATGTTTCATGCCCTTCGTCAAAAAGGAAATGACGCTGTTCACGAAGGAATCGGAACGGTGCAAGAGGCGAACAGCCTTCTCGGAATTGCCCATAAGTTAGGGGTCTGGTTTATGCAGACCTATGGTGATTGGGATTTTCAGCCAGTCCCTTATCAAAAGCCGGAACCACGACCTGAACCGGAGACGATTCGGCGGGAGATCGAGGAAAAATATAAGAAAGAGCAAGCCAAGCGGGAGAAAGAGTTGGAAGAGAAGCTGACGGCAGAATTGGAGCGGATGCGGCATCATACGCTCAGCCACCAGGATATTCTTAACCGACGTAAACAGGCCCGTCGAGCTGCAAACCGACTGGACTTGACAGAGGAGGAGACCCGACGGATTATCGATGAACAGCTGGCCATGGCGGGATGGGAAGCAGATTCCCGGTATCTTCGTTATGCCAGGGGAGTCCGTCCCGAGAAGGGGAAAAACAAAGCCATTGCCGAATGGCCAACCGCTTGTGGCCCCGCTGATTATGCCCTCTTTATCGGGTTGCGGCTGGTGGGCTTAGTGGAAGCCAAGAAGATCAGCAAAAACATCCCCTCCGATCTGGAGCAAGCCAAAGACTATGCCCGTCGGGTTGAGATCAAAGGAGAGGAACTGCTAATCGGCCGCTGGGGGGATTACCAGGTACCCTTCATTTTTGCCACCAACGGCCGGGACTACTTCCAACAGGTGGAGGAACAGTCCGGGATCTGGTACCAGGATCTCCGTAGTCGTCGAAACCGAGGGCGTGCCTTACCTGCATGGTTTACTCCTAAGGATTTGAGGGAGAAGTTAGCCCAGGATGAGGATCAGGCCCTGGAACGGTTGGCAGAAGAGGAATTTAGCTACCTGGGCCTCCGACCCTATCAGGAAGAGGCGATCCAGGCTGTGGAACAGGGAATCCGAGGAGGACAACGGGAACTCCTGCTGGCCATGGCCACCGGAACCGGAAAAACCCGAACCGCCATCGGCTTAATCTATCGCCTCATCAAAAGCAAAACCTGTCGCCGTATTCTCTTCCTCGTTGACCGGAAAGCTCTTGGGAAACAAGCAGAAGATGCCTTTAAAGAGTCTCCCTTGGAAAACTACCGCACCTTTTCCCAAATCTTCGAGTTACAGGGACTGAAGGAGAAGGTTCCCAACCCTGAAACCAAAGTCCACATCCAGACAGTCCAGGGAATGGTGAATCGTCTGTTTAAAAATAATGAAGAAACTTCGACCCCCTCGGTAGGCCTTTACGATTGTATCATCATCGATGAAGCCCACCGGGGTTATAAGTTGGACAAAGAAATGGGGGAAGTCGAGCTTCTCTTTCGGGATCAGAAGGAGTACATCAGCCAGTATCGGAGAGTCCTGGATCACTTCGATGCGGTCAAAATCGGGTTAACTGCCACACCCGCCTATCACACAAGGGAAATCTTCGGCGATCCCATTTTTAACTACACCTACCGGGAAGCTGTGGTAGACGGCTATCTGATTGATCACACTCCACCCCATCAGTTAACCACCCGTCTGGCCCAGGAAGGGATTCGTTGGAAAATAGGAGAGTCCGTCGAAGTCTACGACGAGGACAAGCAAAGTGTTGAGAAAATCGACCAGCTCAAAGACGAAGTAAACATCGAGGTGGACCAGTTTAACAAAGCCGTCATCACTCGTTCCTTTAATGAAACCGTCTTGGATGAAATTGCCCAGCACTTGGATCTGGAAAATGGAAAAAAAGCCCTTGTCTTCGCTGCCAGTGATAAGCATGCTGACATGGTGACCGAAATTCTAAAGGAAAAGTTAGAAGAGTGGCAGGAAGAAGAAGAACGGACGGTAATGAAGATCACCAGCTCCATTCATGATCCGCTGGAAGCCATTCGCCGCTTTAAAAACGAAGCATATCCCAAAGTAGCCGTGACAGTGGACCTGTTGACTACGGGAATCGACGTACCTGAGATCGCTACCCTGATCTTCCTGCGCCGCGTCAAGTCCCGAATCCTGTATGAACAGATGTTGGGTCGTGCTACCCGTCTCAGTGAAAGAGTAGGCAAAGAGTTTTTTGAGATCTTTGACCCGGTTCGTCTCTATGAAGCATTGGAACCCTTTACCCGGATGAAACCGGCTACGGTCAATCCTCAGGTCTCTTTTACACAGTTAGTGGCAGAAATGCGGGAAGTGGATGACAAATCCCTACAAAAGAAGTATCGTAGTACATTGTTGGGGAAATTGAACCGTAAGCAACGCTTTTTCCAAAAGCAAGAGCAGGAAGAGTTCCAAAATCTCTGCGGTCGTTCCGTCGAGGAAATGGTCGACTGGATCCGGAATACTTCACCGGAACAAGTGGCTGAACAATTGGAAAAGGAAGCCCCCTTACTGACGTTTCTGGACCAACGGACCCCACAACCCCGACGCCAGTACATCTCCAACCACACTGATGAGTTGCTCAGCCACCTGCGGGGCTATGGGGATGCAGAACGACCTGAAGACTACCTGGAAGCCTTTGAACGCTTTCTGAGGGAGAATGAAAATAAACTCCCGGCTCTGCGCTTAATATGCCAGCGCCCATCAGACCTGACCCGAGAAAGCCTCAAGGAACTGAAGCGGGAGTTGGCCAAAGCGGGCTACCGCGAAACCTCCCTGCGTACCGCCTGGAATGAAACGACTAACGAAGAGATCGCCGCCGACATCATCGGCTTCATCCGGCAACGCATGCTGAAGGAACCCCTGGTTTCCCATGAAGAGCGAGTTCGGAGGGCAGTGGACAAACTTCGCCATTCCCAACAATGGACAGTTCCTCAGAAACGCTGGTTGGATCGGATTGAAAAAGTACTGAAACAAGAAAGCGTGCTGGGTCCTGATGCCAAACAGGTTTTTAACCAAGAACCCTTTAAGGATCAGGGTGGTTATCGCCGCATCGATAAAATTTTCCATGGACAGGCCCAGACCATTCTGGATCGACTCAATCAACACCTCTTTGCTTCAGGGAAAGGAAGGACATCATAG
- a CDS encoding MFS transporter — METIWKDRRMYLLVTANIASSVGTGISGIAVPWFLIQQPGGEAVFGYLMLGMNMVSFLLSPVIGVWVDRFSRKWLLQVNQILGLTATLPLALWGWSTGSFAPWQLVVISASGTLYYNLHFPTQLALVQEMFDRSRYRILNSVLEVQSQVAAVISGGLGSILLEVMELQWILLVDAATFLFSLILISFLPYQRRVGQTEGPTQSGTWWGNLSDGFRYLWGKPGLTFFFLCTMLPFIGVMASNYLNPLYVVDILKANAAVMGLQEMLYAVGAVAAGFTIPWLARRLGSYRTLLVTVGLFALSTAFLAFIPVVGVFLTMKVIFGWGNAGTRVLRNTLIMEMVPNHIIGRVNSSFQAVGYILRILTLGLFTQTVPQLGAAWAYGILLLLMTGAWFGVAGSRKVVLGQTDPSQERIRKEV; from the coding sequence ATGGAGACGATTTGGAAAGACAGGCGGATGTATCTGTTAGTGACAGCTAATATCGCCTCTTCCGTAGGAACAGGGATTTCAGGGATTGCTGTTCCTTGGTTTTTGATCCAACAACCTGGTGGGGAAGCGGTGTTTGGCTACCTGATGCTAGGGATGAATATGGTTTCGTTTTTGCTATCCCCTGTCATTGGTGTTTGGGTAGATCGCTTCTCCCGAAAATGGTTGTTGCAGGTGAATCAGATATTGGGGTTGACGGCAACCCTTCCTCTGGCTCTGTGGGGCTGGTCCACCGGTTCCTTTGCCCCTTGGCAACTGGTGGTGATCAGTGCTTCCGGTACGCTATACTATAATCTTCATTTCCCCACTCAGCTTGCTCTGGTCCAGGAGATGTTTGACCGCTCCCGCTATCGGATTTTGAACAGTGTGTTGGAAGTGCAGAGTCAGGTGGCGGCGGTGATCAGCGGAGGATTAGGCAGTATCCTGTTGGAAGTAATGGAGCTTCAGTGGATTTTGTTGGTGGATGCCGCCACTTTTTTATTCAGTCTGATTTTAATCAGCTTCCTTCCTTATCAACGGCGTGTTGGGCAAACTGAGGGTCCTACGCAATCCGGAACATGGTGGGGGAATCTGTCTGACGGGTTTCGATACTTATGGGGGAAACCAGGGTTAACTTTCTTTTTCCTTTGTACAATGCTTCCCTTTATCGGTGTGATGGCCAGTAATTATCTAAATCCTCTTTATGTGGTGGATATTTTAAAGGCGAATGCTGCTGTGATGGGGTTACAGGAGATGCTGTATGCTGTGGGAGCCGTGGCGGCAGGGTTTACAATCCCGTGGTTGGCTCGCCGTCTCGGTTCCTATCGGACTCTCCTGGTTACGGTTGGCCTGTTTGCATTGTCCACGGCGTTTTTAGCCTTTATCCCTGTGGTAGGGGTCTTCTTGACGATGAAAGTGATCTTTGGATGGGGGAATGCAGGAACACGAGTCCTTCGCAATACTCTGATCATGGAAATGGTCCCCAACCACATCATAGGTCGGGTAAACAGCTCCTTTCAGGCTGTGGGATATATTTTGCGAATTCTCACCCTGGGACTTTTCACCCAAACCGTTCCCCAACTGGGGGCCGCCTGGGCTTATGGGATTTTACTATTGTTGATGACAGGAGCTTGGTTCGGTGTGGCAGGCAGTCGAAAAGTGGTGTTGGGACAGACTGATCCCAGCCAGGAGCGAATTCGGAAGGAAGTTTAA
- a CDS encoding GNAT family N-acetyltransferase has protein sequence MIVKELKTESEWLQGYAVMKQLRTHLLKSDYMELLRKMSRDGYRQFALVVDDQVVSVIGFTPGINLYYGKHLFVNDLVTRNDCRSKGYGEQLLGFIHRLAVELGCERVALSSGLIRKDAHRFYTEKMGYEQASFTFVKML, from the coding sequence GTGATAGTCAAAGAGTTGAAAACGGAGTCAGAATGGTTACAAGGGTATGCGGTGATGAAACAATTACGGACACATTTGCTTAAAAGTGATTACATGGAGTTATTGCGTAAAATGAGCCGAGATGGATATCGACAGTTTGCGTTGGTAGTCGATGACCAGGTGGTATCTGTGATCGGCTTTACTCCAGGGATTAATTTGTATTACGGCAAACACCTCTTCGTCAATGATCTGGTTACCCGAAACGACTGTCGATCCAAGGGATATGGGGAACAACTCCTTGGCTTTATTCACCGCTTGGCTGTAGAGCTGGGATGTGAGCGGGTGGCGCTGTCTTCCGGTCTGATTCGGAAAGATGCCCATCGTTTCTATACAGAGAAAATGGGGTATGAGCAAGCAAGCTTTACGTTTGTGAAAATGTTGTAA
- the cobD gene encoding threonine-phosphate decarboxylase CobD: protein MEQHGHGGDRWTAGELWGRPAKNFLDFSANINPLGPPRKLVEALQAALMEKGPSVLTEYPDPECRTLRRMLAEFHQVSEEGVIIGNGGAELIDLINEAVRPRQVGVIHPSFTEYEKTARKRGQEVRALPVRADEHFQPEEGTLMDLIRSVDLFYLGQPNNPCGTLLSEDLLREAARQAASHGTVLAVDEAFLDFVVEEEKRSFIRQIEKYPTTVVIRSMTKFYALPGLRLGYGVGHPEWIRPMGKRQIPWSVNSLAQLAGEVALSCSTFRTETHRWLQRERKYVVEQLKEIQGIEAWWGEVNFFLIRLRKNGITATQLQEYMGQNGVMIRDASTFSGLDPRYIRVAVRSRGENRQLVTVLKRILESGGDDKG, encoded by the coding sequence ATGGAACAGCATGGTCATGGAGGGGACCGATGGACAGCCGGGGAGCTGTGGGGAAGACCGGCGAAGAACTTTTTGGATTTCAGTGCCAACATCAATCCCCTGGGTCCTCCCCGAAAGTTGGTTGAGGCATTACAGGCAGCGTTGATGGAAAAGGGACCTTCGGTGCTGACAGAGTACCCGGATCCGGAGTGCCGGACATTGAGGCGGATGTTGGCGGAGTTTCACCAAGTATCGGAAGAGGGAGTGATCATTGGCAATGGCGGGGCGGAATTGATCGATCTTATCAATGAAGCAGTCCGGCCCCGTCAGGTGGGCGTGATTCATCCCTCTTTTACGGAATATGAAAAAACAGCACGGAAACGGGGACAAGAGGTACGAGCTCTCCCTGTCAGGGCAGATGAACACTTTCAGCCAGAGGAAGGAACATTGATGGATCTGATCCGCAGTGTGGATCTGTTTTACCTGGGGCAACCCAATAACCCTTGTGGCACACTGCTTTCGGAGGACCTGTTGAGGGAAGCGGCCCGTCAGGCGGCCTCTCATGGAACGGTGTTGGCAGTGGATGAAGCGTTTCTGGACTTTGTTGTGGAGGAAGAAAAGCGCTCTTTCATCCGTCAAATTGAAAAGTATCCCACTACAGTGGTGATTCGATCGATGACCAAGTTTTATGCCCTTCCCGGATTGCGCTTGGGTTATGGCGTGGGACATCCGGAGTGGATCCGGCCCATGGGCAAGAGACAGATCCCTTGGAGTGTTAACAGTTTGGCTCAATTGGCGGGGGAAGTGGCTTTGAGCTGTTCCACTTTTCGTACAGAGACTCATCGATGGTTACAAAGGGAACGAAAATATGTTGTGGAACAATTAAAAGAGATACAAGGAATCGAAGCTTGGTGGGGGGAAGTGAATTTTTTCCTGATCCGACTAAGGAAAAATGGAATCACGGCCACTCAGTTACAAGAATATATGGGACAAAATGGCGTGATGATCCGGGATGCCTCCACTTTTTCCGGGCTGGATCCCCGCTATATACGGGTAGCAGTACGAAGTCGGGGGGAAAACAGACAACTGGTTACGGTGCTGAAAAGAATATTGGAGTCAGGAGGCGATGACAAGGGATGA
- the cobU gene encoding bifunctional adenosylcobinamide kinase/adenosylcobinamide-phosphate guanylyltransferase, translated as MIRLVTGGIRSGKSKYAEELAHQLGSRVCYVATGVITDQEMENRVKRHQQRRPENWRVLEESVCLAESVKQVKEPVLLIDCLSTWTTNRLMELSPEQTDADQGEFERKMGEEAGELVQALQGKEAVIVTSETGLGGIQVSKIGRMFQDALGTVNQKVAASADEVWMTVAGVPWRVKG; from the coding sequence ATGATTCGGTTGGTAACAGGAGGGATTCGCTCCGGTAAGAGTAAATATGCAGAGGAACTGGCGCATCAATTGGGAAGCCGGGTTTGCTATGTGGCGACAGGTGTGATCACAGATCAAGAGATGGAGAATCGGGTGAAGCGCCATCAACAGAGACGCCCGGAAAACTGGAGAGTGTTGGAGGAATCGGTTTGTTTGGCGGAAAGTGTGAAACAGGTGAAAGAGCCGGTGTTACTAATCGACTGCTTATCCACCTGGACCACGAACCGGCTGATGGAACTCTCCCCGGAACAGACTGATGCGGATCAAGGAGAATTTGAACGGAAAATGGGGGAAGAAGCCGGAGAATTGGTGCAAGCACTACAGGGAAAGGAGGCGGTGATCGTTACTTCAGAAACGGGCTTAGGCGGAATTCAGGTCTCAAAAATCGGCCGTATGTTCCAGGACGCACTGGGGACAGTGAACCAGAAAGTAGCTGCATCTGCTGATGAAGTATGGATGACCGTGGCCGGAGTCCCTTGGAGGGTAAAGGGATGA
- the cobS gene encoding adenosylcobinamide-GDP ribazoletransferase: MRSFWAALSFLTRIPVPIRPTGGDWIRGTLFYPVVGLIIGLILSLFDWGIARHFPSLVRSVLDLSLWVFLTGGLHLDGLMDTADGFGAHRNRSQTLAVMKDSRVGAMGALAAILLLMLKGSALASFQKEMWIPLIVAPVAGRMAVLLGIFSFPYAREQGIGTGLQRALTPLRFIVSFFIGSGIILYITGWKGLLLLAGAGVITGWLAVVAMKRLGGLTGDLYGASVELTEAGVLLLWLWTGSH; the protein is encoded by the coding sequence ATGAGATCATTTTGGGCGGCTCTTTCTTTTTTAACCCGGATTCCGGTACCGATCCGGCCGACGGGAGGAGATTGGATTCGGGGTACGCTATTTTATCCAGTAGTGGGATTGATCATCGGATTGATCCTGTCTTTGTTTGATTGGGGGATTGCCCGGCATTTTCCTTCGTTGGTACGAAGCGTACTCGATTTGTCTCTTTGGGTTTTCCTTACGGGAGGACTTCACTTAGACGGTTTGATGGATACCGCCGACGGATTCGGTGCCCATCGCAATCGAAGCCAGACACTGGCAGTTATGAAGGACAGTCGGGTAGGGGCAATGGGGGCACTGGCAGCGATTTTGCTGCTTATGTTGAAAGGATCGGCCTTGGCTTCTTTTCAAAAAGAGATGTGGATTCCTCTCATTGTGGCTCCTGTAGCCGGGCGCATGGCTGTTTTGTTGGGTATCTTCTCGTTTCCCTATGCCCGGGAACAAGGAATAGGAACCGGACTGCAAAGGGCTCTTACTCCCCTTCGCTTTATAGTGTCCTTTTTCATTGGCAGTGGCATCATTTTATATATAACGGGATGGAAGGGACTATTATTGCTGGCGGGAGCCGGAGTGATTACAGGGTGGTTGGCGGTGGTGGCGATGAAGCGGCTGGGAGGTCTGACAGGTGATCTGTACGGAGCGTCTGTTGAGTTGACGGAAGCGGGCGTTCTTCTTTTATGGCTGTGGACAGGGAGTCATTGA